The segment GTCGGCGTGAGGGGTTCCTGCAAGTGGACCACATCAAACCGATGGCTCTCCAGAATATCCTTGGCGCGATTGTACACCCTGGGCGACAGCGAGATGCGCGCCTGGGAGCCGGCAAACGGGAACGATACAATGTGCTTGGTGGCTGCGATGACGTGCTCGGGCAGTTCGGCATCTTCCGGGCACGGGGCCACGATGTGCACCTCGTGGCCCTTCTTGCGCAGCGTCGCGCTCAGATGGCGGATGTGCTCCGTTACGCCGCCCGGGTAGGGATACTCATACGGCGCTACCATGGCAATCGTCAGTCGTTCCATATTTTTCTGAACACCACCCACTGGGAAGGGTCTCTCCGCATCTCGCGTTCCACCACCGATAGCACCTGGCGCATGGTCTGTTGCACCGTCGCGTCGTCGGGCTGCTTCACCACGGGGAAGACCATCGGCGGATACGCGCGCAACACGTATCGCGCACCGGGCAGCCGCCAGACGAGAACGGGAAGCACCGGCGCTCCCGTCCGCAGGGCCAGCAACGCAAACCCGTCAGGTAGGCGCGCGGGCCTGCCGAAGAACTCCACCACACGCCCGCTGTCCGTCGCATCGCGATCCAGCGCCAGGCCCACCCCGTCGCCGCGCCGCAGCGCCCGCATGATTTCCGTCAACGGGCCATCCACCGGCAGGAGGTGCAGCCCCTTCGCCGAGCGCAACCGGCACAGGTACTGGAACAGCGGCTCCGGCTGCACGTGCTCGGCCGGAGCGTAGCACGGCTTGCCGGCCAGCGGCACCATCTGGACGGCCAGTTCGGGGTTGCCGTAGTGGAGCGAGACGATGATCACCCCGCGCCCCATGGCAAACGCATCCTCCAGGTGTCCCCAGTCCTCGGTGACCACCCGTTCGCGCACCTGTTCCACGGGGCGCGCCGCCATCCAGAACAGGTCAAAGTAGTTCTTCAGGCTGCACCGGTAGGTCATGCGGGCCATCCGATCCAGTTCCTTCTCGTCCGGGTCGCCGCCCATGACCTGCCGGATGTTGCCCCGGACGATGGCCCGCTCCCTGGGGCGGAGATACGCCACCACGTCGGCGATGCGATCCACGAGCCAATGCCCCACGCGGATGGGCACCCGCGGCACCAGGAACCCCGCCACCCTGTACAGATAGTACGTCCACATGGTCGGCTTCACGAAATCCTAACCCCTGGTTTCGTCGTGAGTATCGTTGCTGGGCGACAGGACATGAGACACATTCGCGATATGCAGGCGAAGCGCATCGGGGCTGAGCGAACAGTACACCTCGCGTCCGACCTTGCGAACCTGCACCAGCCCCGCCCGCGTCAGCAGCCGCAGATGCCACGACACCAACGGCTGGCTCACCCTCAGCATCCTGGCCAGGCCCGACACGTTCAACTCGCCCCTGTCGGCGAGCAGCATCAGCATCCGCAGGCGCAGCCCATCGGCCAGGGCCCGGAAGTATTCGGCTAACGCATGGCAATCCGACTGGAGCACCTCGCACCTGCAGGGAAAAATTCATAAAGGAGCGTTTATACATTACACCCGTTTCGCGGATTTGTCAAAGCGGCGGTCGCCCGAGACGCATTGGGGTTCTGGCGCGAGAATGACCGGGCATCGTGCAGTTGCCGCGCAGGACTCACCTCACCTATCCCCACCCCGGCCGGGTTAGGTGAAGTCATGCATTCCATCGCTGTTCGCCATGTGGCGAAAGCCGCCTCCGTCTGGTACGGGGAGAGGACATGGGGTGAAGGGTAGACACGTAGGGCGGCTTTCCATAGCCGCCGGAAGGCGTAGGGCCGGTATGGAAACCTGCCCTACGCTCTATGCATTTCATGCTGCCGCTCATCGGTCTGACCGATTTCCACCGAATAGTATACACGACCACCGAACCGCCCACTTGCACCCGCCCCAGGTTTGTGGTACAGTATCCGCGGAGGGTTCGCCATGCAGATACCCGCCGTGGACTTCGCGCTGTACACTCCGCAGCAAGCCGCGGAGGAACAGCGGCGACTGGCGAGCAAAGCCATTCTGTGCCCGCTTCCACACCCACCGGCGACGGTCGGCGGCATAGACGTGGGAATCCGCAATGGAATCGCCTGTGCCACCGTCGTCGTCCTGTCCTACCCTGCGCTCCGCGTCCTGGCGTGGAGCCTGGCCCGCGCGCCGGTCTCGTTCCCCTACATCCCCGGCCTGCTGGCGTACCGCGAGATTCCCGTGGCGCTGGAGGCGCTGCGCAACCTGGACGCCCTGCCCGATGTGCTCATCTGCGACGGACAGGGCATCGCCCACCCGCGCCGCATGGGCATCGCGACGCACCTGGGCATCCTGCTGGATCACCCCACCGTTGGCTGCGCCAAATCGCGCCTGTGGGGCGTTCATGCCCCCGTGGGCAACCAACGCGGCGAGTGGCAACCGCTGGACGACCACGGCGAGACCATCGGCGCGGCGCTCCGCACGCGCCAGGGTGTCAAGCCCGTGTACGTCTCACCCGGCCATCGCACCGACCTGGACAGCGCGCTCCGCCTCGCCCTGGACTGCGCCCCGCGCTACCGCCTGCCCGAACCCACGCGGCTGGCGCATACCCTGGCCGCCGTGGGCGAGGCCGAATTCCGCGCCCTGATTCGGAAGCGCGGCTGGGATCGCAAGAAGGTGGAACCGTGATGAGCGCCGCCATACGCAAGGCTGCCGACATCCTGCGCGCCGCAAAGCACGCCGTCGCGCTGACCGGCGCGGGCCACAGCACCCCGTCGGGCATCCCCGACTTCCGCAGCCCCGAAAGCGGCCTGTGGGAGAAGTATGACCCCATGGTGGTGGCGTCCATCCAGTCCTTTCGCGCCAACCCGCGCCTCTTCTACGACTGGATTCGCCCGCTGGCGCGACAGACCGCAGAGGCCAGGCCCAATCCCGCCCACTATGCCCTGGCGCAACTGGAGGCCCAGGGCATTCTCAAGGCTGTCATCACCCAGAATATTGACGACCTGCACACCAAAGCCGGCTCGCGGCGCGTCCTGGAACTTCACGGCCACCTGCGGACGGCGACGTGCATCCGTTGCGGGCGCACGGTGGATGCTGCCCCGCTGGTGCGCCGCTTCCTGGAAGAAGACTGGCTTCCCACCTGCGAGTGCGGAGGCGCCATCAAGCCCGATGTAGTGCTGTTCGGCGAAATGTTGCCGGTGGACGTGTTTATGGAAGCCGACGCCGAGGCGCGATCCTGCGACGTCATGCTCATCGCGGGCAGTTCGCTGGAGGTTTACCCCGCGGCCGACCTGCCATTCGTCGCCAGGCAGCACGGCGCGCGCCTCATCGTCGTGAACCTTCAGCCCACGCCCGCCGACCCGCTGGCCGACGTGGTCATCCACGACGACGTGGCCATCGCCCTGCCACAGATCGCCGACCTGTGCGCGGGATGAGAACTGTTCCCGCCGAGACGGGGAACGCGCGGAGATTCACAACGAGTGCCTTCGCGCCTTTACAAAGCGCATTCACCGCGAAGAGCGCGAAGACCGCAGAGAGTATCAGGCCTTTCTCTGCGTCCTCGGTGCGCCCTCCGGTGAACCCAACTGCGCCTCGGCGACGACATTCAGTTACTCACGCTCGCTTTTTCATAAGAACGCACGATGTGGTAACATAGCGCCAGGAGGCCCATCGGGAGGTCGCACATTCGGTTGGCGCTGCTCTCTCGGCGGCCATCGTAGGGCAAATTG is part of the Chloroflexota bacterium genome and harbors:
- a CDS encoding helix-turn-helix transcriptional regulator — encoded protein: MLQSDCHALAEYFRALADGLRLRMLMLLADRGELNVSGLARMLRVSQPLVSWHLRLLTRAGLVQVRKVGREVYCSLSPDALRLHIANVSHVLSPSNDTHDETRG
- the nfi gene encoding deoxyribonuclease V, giving the protein MQIPAVDFALYTPQQAAEEQRRLASKAILCPLPHPPATVGGIDVGIRNGIACATVVVLSYPALRVLAWSLARAPVSFPYIPGLLAYREIPVALEALRNLDALPDVLICDGQGIAHPRRMGIATHLGILLDHPTVGCAKSRLWGVHAPVGNQRGEWQPLDDHGETIGAALRTRQGVKPVYVSPGHRTDLDSALRLALDCAPRYRLPEPTRLAHTLAAVGEAEFRALIRKRGWDRKKVEP
- a CDS encoding NAD-dependent deacylase; the encoded protein is MSAAIRKAADILRAAKHAVALTGAGHSTPSGIPDFRSPESGLWEKYDPMVVASIQSFRANPRLFYDWIRPLARQTAEARPNPAHYALAQLEAQGILKAVITQNIDDLHTKAGSRRVLELHGHLRTATCIRCGRTVDAAPLVRRFLEEDWLPTCECGGAIKPDVVLFGEMLPVDVFMEADAEARSCDVMLIAGSSLEVYPAADLPFVARQHGARLIVVNLQPTPADPLADVVIHDDVAIALPQIADLCAG